A genome region from Gemmatimonadota bacterium includes the following:
- a CDS encoding PD-(D/E)XK nuclease family protein, translating to MVKRRFLGWDRPALHSAADLLLGEIAPEGPADLSGCIVVLPGARAGRRLTELLLERSEAAGRPLRPPRISLVGSLPELLYRPPLPQPGSVLDRIAWSHALQGMPRSSLEALFPNLSDEELGSGALALAGTLQTLHAEVGASAKDFGDVAAICRNQLFFSDEERWTILADIQARYRRLLGEIGFRDRESARRETLSSGSVVPHGDLWVVGAPDLLPVTRAFLTAAAGERSVEILVAAPASLSGHFDELGCVLPDAWATEMGGLEERLIQVAPGPEAQADAVLAKLEGLGSLIAAEDAVVGVPDPEVAPFLVESLGEAGIAVRDARGSPIERTPGFRLLEGIAGYLESREFDRFAGILRHPQLEAWLRRRVADPPDSLPATLDDYRELHLPLRLSAHGMPPSGGEKESLPLAPRMREMRDALDGLLEPLRRSAPLSAWGPKIGELFLALMGGEPVHRHAPGGRALVELAEALGRVLEELASLPSALDRRVSGDRALRFALDELRGAMVPPEQDVGAIELLGWLELPLDDAPALFLTGANEPHLPDSVSADPFLPHGIRQAIGLLDNEGRWARDLFHLRTILATRAHLLIVSGRRDASGNPLRLSRLLLAEDAETVARRILAFLEAEKNPKEEFGAPPSPAPARAGDPPAPSTFALPPEPILSAPAPPPSIRVTDFRLILADPYRYALDRVLGLEPKDDRARELDGAGFGGLAHKVLEEFADTSEASSEDPAKVRATLDALLDRAARLRFGGDALPAVRIQVEQLRARLAGFARWQAGWVREGWRIERAEAVPAGDGVAFPVDGEPILLLGKVDRVDRNQRTGEWCVLDYKTGEGGLDPDAAHRVGSAGAKRWVDLQLPLYRRLVPALQAEGGGSLVPRDAQADVRVGYILLAQDPEEVGARLAEWSSTELEEAEEVARAAVRLLRKNRFVFARESSAIRVGDPLSVVIGGGVLRLDEEGDDGAP from the coding sequence TTCCGGATGCATCGTGGTTCTCCCCGGGGCCCGAGCCGGACGCCGCCTGACGGAGCTCCTCCTCGAGCGATCTGAAGCGGCGGGGCGGCCGCTTCGCCCGCCGCGAATCTCCCTCGTCGGATCGCTCCCGGAGCTCCTATATCGCCCCCCGCTCCCCCAGCCCGGGAGCGTGTTGGATAGGATCGCTTGGAGTCACGCCCTCCAAGGGATGCCGCGGTCCAGCCTGGAGGCCCTCTTTCCGAATCTTTCCGACGAGGAGCTGGGAAGCGGTGCGCTGGCGCTCGCGGGGACCCTCCAGACTCTTCACGCGGAGGTCGGCGCCTCCGCGAAGGATTTCGGCGACGTTGCCGCGATCTGTCGCAACCAGCTCTTCTTCAGCGACGAAGAGCGGTGGACGATTCTTGCGGATATTCAGGCGCGCTACCGCCGGCTCCTCGGCGAGATCGGATTCCGAGACCGGGAATCGGCGCGGCGGGAGACCCTCTCCTCCGGAAGTGTCGTGCCGCACGGCGACCTCTGGGTCGTCGGCGCTCCCGATCTTCTTCCGGTGACCCGGGCCTTCCTGACGGCGGCCGCGGGGGAAAGAAGTGTCGAGATCCTTGTCGCGGCGCCCGCCTCGCTCTCCGGCCATTTCGACGAGCTCGGGTGCGTGCTTCCCGATGCTTGGGCAACAGAAATGGGCGGGCTGGAGGAGCGCCTCATCCAGGTCGCCCCGGGTCCCGAGGCACAGGCCGATGCGGTGCTCGCGAAGCTTGAAGGGCTGGGCAGCCTCATTGCGGCAGAGGACGCGGTCGTCGGTGTGCCCGACCCGGAAGTCGCTCCCTTCTTGGTGGAGAGCCTCGGTGAGGCCGGAATCGCCGTGCGCGACGCGCGCGGAAGTCCGATCGAAAGGACGCCGGGGTTCCGGCTCCTCGAAGGCATCGCGGGCTACCTCGAATCGCGCGAGTTCGACCGCTTCGCGGGAATCCTCCGCCACCCGCAGCTCGAGGCGTGGCTCCGGAGGCGGGTGGCCGACCCCCCCGATTCTCTTCCGGCGACCCTGGACGACTACCGCGAGCTGCATCTCCCGCTTCGGCTCTCCGCTCACGGGATGCCTCCGAGCGGAGGGGAGAAGGAGTCTCTTCCCCTGGCGCCCCGGATGCGGGAGATGCGCGACGCGCTCGACGGACTCCTCGAACCTCTTCGGCGTTCCGCTCCACTTTCCGCGTGGGGGCCCAAGATCGGCGAACTCTTTCTCGCGCTCATGGGCGGGGAGCCAGTCCACAGGCATGCCCCAGGCGGAAGGGCGCTGGTCGAGCTCGCGGAAGCGCTGGGTCGGGTGCTGGAAGAGCTCGCGTCCCTTCCCTCGGCCCTCGATCGCCGCGTCTCTGGAGACCGGGCACTTCGTTTCGCGCTGGATGAGCTCCGCGGAGCCATGGTGCCGCCGGAGCAGGACGTGGGTGCCATCGAGCTTCTGGGGTGGCTCGAACTTCCCCTGGACGACGCACCCGCGCTTTTTCTCACCGGCGCGAACGAGCCGCATCTCCCCGATTCCGTGAGCGCCGATCCCTTCCTTCCGCACGGGATTCGCCAGGCGATCGGGCTCCTCGACAATGAGGGGCGGTGGGCACGCGACCTCTTCCACCTCCGCACGATTCTGGCGACCCGCGCGCACCTTCTCATCGTCTCCGGACGGCGGGATGCCTCGGGAAATCCACTCCGTCTTTCTCGGCTCCTTCTCGCCGAAGACGCGGAAACCGTCGCCCGCCGCATCCTCGCCTTCCTCGAGGCGGAGAAAAACCCGAAGGAAGAGTTCGGGGCGCCACCGTCGCCCGCGCCGGCTCGAGCCGGAGATCCCCCGGCTCCCTCCACCTTCGCACTTCCTCCGGAACCCATACTCTCCGCGCCGGCACCCCCGCCCTCGATTCGTGTGACGGACTTCCGACTCATCCTGGCGGATCCGTATCGCTATGCCCTCGATCGCGTGCTCGGCCTCGAGCCGAAGGACGACCGTGCGCGCGAGCTCGACGGAGCGGGATTCGGAGGCCTCGCGCACAAGGTTCTGGAGGAGTTCGCAGATACGTCGGAGGCTAGTTCCGAGGACCCCGCGAAGGTCCGCGCGACCCTCGACGCTCTTCTCGACCGCGCAGCGAGACTCCGATTCGGCGGAGACGCTCTCCCCGCAGTACGAATCCAGGTCGAACAGCTTCGCGCTCGCCTCGCCGGATTCGCCCGGTGGCAAGCGGGGTGGGTGAGAGAGGGGTGGCGGATCGAGCGTGCGGAAGCGGTGCCCGCCGGGGACGGGGTCGCCTTCCCGGTGGATGGAGAGCCGATTCTGCTCTTGGGAAAGGTGGACCGAGTGGATCGTAACCAGCGGACCGGGGAGTGGTGTGTTCTCGACTACAAAACCGGGGAGGGGGGACTCGATCCCGACGCGGCGCATCGGGTCGGGTCGGCTGGCGCGAAGCGGTGGGTCGACCTCCAGCTTCCTCTCTACCGTCGTCTCGTTCCCGCGCTGCAAGCCGAAGGCGGGGGTTCCCTCGTACCTCGGGACGCGCAGGCCGATGTCCGCGTCGGGTACATCCTGCTTGCGCAGGACCCGGAGGAAGTGGGGGCGCGCCTCGCGGAATGGTCCTCGACGGAGCTCGAGGAAGCGGAAGAAGTCGCACGCGCCGCGGTGCGGCTCCTCCGGAAGAACCGCTTCGTCTTCGCGCGCGAGAGCTCGGCGATCCGGGTCGGCGATCCACTTTCGGTGGTGATCGGGGGTGGCGTCCTCCGGTTGGATGAGGAGGGCGACGATGGCGCCCCCTGA